A part of Larkinella insperata genomic DNA contains:
- a CDS encoding APC family permease, giving the protein MSVSTDSAPLPRRLGLLQATALNMIDMVGIGPFVVLPLVIQRMGGPHFLWAWILGAVISLIDALVWSELGAAYPQAGGSYNFLKIAYGEKRWGKLLSFLYVWQTMIQAPLVVASGAIGFAQYASYLLPFDEWQRKAVSGGVVILITLLLYRKIESIGRISILLWVCVLATLGWIIWGGLTGGQQTVSLALPEGGTLSGLFGAGLGIASVKTIYCYLGYYNVCHLGGEIRNPSRIIPISMLISVVGIAVLYLAMNWSVVKVIPWQEAQHSEFIISAVIERLYGTRAGSIATFMVLIVAFSSLFAVLLGYSRVPYAAAADGQFFRIFAKLHPTRHFPYISLLFLGGLGFGFSLLFRLSDVITAILAMRIVVQFIGQAIGLLLLHRRKQADSFPFKMPLYPIPVLVVIAIWTFIFFSTGTAFMLSGLTVIGLGVVVFLITARIRKQWPFGAADQPANPLVDPAEP; this is encoded by the coding sequence GTGTCTGTTTCTACGGATTCTGCCCCTTTGCCCCGGCGACTGGGATTGTTACAAGCTACGGCCCTGAACATGATCGATATGGTCGGTATCGGGCCGTTTGTTGTCCTGCCGCTGGTGATTCAACGCATGGGCGGACCGCATTTTCTGTGGGCGTGGATTCTGGGCGCGGTGATTTCGCTGATCGACGCGCTGGTGTGGTCGGAGCTGGGCGCGGCTTATCCGCAGGCGGGTGGGAGTTACAACTTCCTGAAAATTGCGTACGGCGAAAAACGCTGGGGCAAACTGCTGTCCTTTCTGTACGTCTGGCAAACCATGATTCAGGCTCCGCTGGTGGTGGCATCCGGGGCCATCGGGTTCGCGCAGTACGCGTCTTACCTGCTTCCGTTCGATGAATGGCAGCGCAAAGCCGTGTCTGGTGGCGTGGTGATCCTGATTACCCTTCTTTTATACCGTAAAATCGAATCCATCGGCCGCATCAGCATCCTGCTGTGGGTCTGCGTCCTGGCTACGCTCGGCTGGATCATCTGGGGCGGTCTGACGGGTGGCCAGCAAACCGTTTCGCTGGCTCTCCCCGAAGGCGGTACCCTTTCCGGATTGTTTGGCGCGGGTTTGGGGATTGCGTCGGTGAAAACCATTTACTGCTACCTGGGCTACTACAACGTCTGCCACCTGGGCGGGGAAATCCGCAACCCGTCGCGCATCATCCCAATCAGTATGCTCATCTCGGTCGTCGGCATTGCGGTGTTGTATCTGGCCATGAACTGGAGCGTGGTCAAAGTGATTCCCTGGCAGGAAGCGCAGCACAGCGAATTCATCATCAGCGCAGTCATTGAGCGGTTGTACGGCACGCGGGCGGGTTCCATCGCTACCTTCATGGTGCTGATCGTGGCGTTTTCGTCCCTGTTTGCGGTGTTGCTGGGGTACTCGCGGGTTCCGTACGCGGCAGCCGCCGACGGGCAGTTTTTCCGCATCTTTGCCAAACTGCACCCCACCCGTCATTTTCCCTACATTTCGCTCCTGTTTCTGGGCGGTCTGGGCTTCGGCTTTAGCCTGCTGTTTCGGCTATCCGACGTGATTACGGCCATTCTGGCGATGCGGATTGTGGTGCAGTTCATCGGTCAGGCCATCGGGTTGCTGCTGTTGCACCGGCGCAAACAGGCCGATTCGTTTCCGTTTAAAATGCCGCTTTACCCCATACCGGTTCTGGTGGTCATCGCCATCTGGACCTTCATTTTCTTTTCCACCGGCACGGCTTTTATGCTGTCGGGTCTGACGGTTATTGGGCTGGGTGTCGTGGTTTTTCTGATCACCGCCCGAATCCGGAAGCAGTGGCCGTTTGGCGCGGCCGACCAGCCCGCTAATCCGCTGGTGGACCCGGCGGAACCGTAA
- a CDS encoding helix-turn-helix domain-containing protein — protein MNKGRVIYEDEAEPHFRLAYPHPALAPFVEYYFEVNQPATLANPLYVNALPNLSNLLCISLRPQSWLSINQRSGVLNSVKGSRFLGNLTDLHLSIYPASVHEFYVKFKPGLLGRLFRIDPAEVENANADLTNFMRLPALEEHLQTVSSFQARVSRMESFLVKHCTSFEPTYRFRIVQTVLNRFDQISGSNLHLNQLCHELGVSYPSLHRYFTEVLGYSPKYCQKLLRFKKGLHLYKRYGSGYAFEEIGYTDFSHFAKDARQLTQRSPVEL, from the coding sequence ATGAACAAAGGGCGGGTTATATACGAAGACGAAGCAGAACCGCATTTCCGGCTGGCCTATCCGCATCCGGCCCTGGCCCCTTTTGTCGAGTATTATTTTGAAGTAAACCAACCGGCTACGTTGGCCAATCCGCTGTACGTGAACGCCCTGCCGAACCTGTCTAACCTGCTGTGCATTAGCCTGCGCCCGCAAAGCTGGCTGTCGATTAACCAGCGAAGCGGGGTGCTTAACTCCGTAAAAGGCTCCCGGTTTCTGGGCAATCTGACCGATTTACACCTGTCTATTTACCCGGCCAGCGTGCACGAATTTTACGTTAAATTCAAGCCGGGGCTACTCGGCCGGCTCTTCCGGATCGACCCGGCGGAGGTTGAAAATGCGAATGCCGATTTGACGAACTTCATGCGGTTGCCAGCACTTGAGGAGCACCTGCAAACGGTTTCGTCGTTTCAGGCTCGGGTGAGCCGGATGGAAAGTTTTTTGGTAAAACACTGCACCTCCTTTGAGCCCACCTACCGGTTTAGAATCGTGCAGACGGTCTTGAACCGGTTTGACCAGATTAGCGGCAGTAATTTACATTTGAACCAACTCTGCCATGAATTGGGTGTTTCGTACCCCTCTCTGCACCGGTATTTTACCGAAGTGCTGGGTTATTCGCCCAAATACTGCCAGAAATTACTTCGTTTCAAAAAGGGGCTGCACCTGTACAAACGCTACGGGAGCGGCTACGCATTTGAAGAAATTGGCTATACCGATTTTTCGCATTTTGCGAAAGACGCCCGGCAGCTCACCCAGCGCTCCCCGGTTGAGTTGTAA
- a CDS encoding SDR family oxidoreductase, with protein MILDLFSLQDKTALVTGAKRGIGKAMAVALAEAGADVIGVSATLEPGSEVEQAVTALGRKFYPFPVDFTDRSALYMFLETVRDECPPIDILVNNAGNIRRKPAAEHPDEYWDEIMDVNLNAQFILSREVGREMLAREVDFNRKIVFTASLLTFQGGVNVPGYAASKGAIGSLTKALANEWASQGINVNAIAPGYIATDNTAALRADVDRNPAILSRIPAGRWGEADDLKGAVVYLASQASNYVHGTILTVDGGWMGR; from the coding sequence ATGATCCTCGATTTATTCTCCCTTCAGGATAAAACCGCACTGGTAACGGGTGCCAAACGCGGAATTGGGAAAGCCATGGCCGTGGCGCTGGCCGAAGCCGGTGCGGATGTAATTGGTGTGTCAGCCACGCTCGAACCGGGCAGCGAGGTGGAGCAGGCCGTAACGGCTTTGGGACGCAAATTTTATCCGTTTCCCGTCGATTTTACCGACCGGTCGGCCCTCTATATGTTTCTGGAAACCGTTCGCGACGAATGCCCGCCGATCGATATTCTGGTCAATAATGCCGGTAACATCCGCCGAAAACCGGCCGCCGAACATCCGGACGAGTACTGGGACGAAATCATGGATGTCAACCTGAACGCCCAGTTTATTCTGAGCCGGGAAGTGGGCCGGGAGATGCTGGCGCGGGAGGTCGACTTCAACCGGAAAATTGTTTTTACGGCCTCGCTGCTGACGTTTCAGGGCGGGGTAAACGTGCCGGGCTATGCCGCCAGCAAGGGCGCCATCGGGTCACTGACGAAGGCGCTGGCCAACGAATGGGCGTCGCAGGGCATCAATGTAAACGCCATTGCGCCGGGGTACATCGCCACCGACAACACCGCAGCCCTGCGCGCCGACGTTGACCGGAATCCGGCTATCCTGTCCCGCATTCCGGCCGGGCGCTGGGGGGAAGCCGACGACCTGAAAGGAGCCGTTGTGTACCTGGCTTCGCAGGCTTCTAATTATGTACACGGCACCATCCTAACCGTCGACGGCGGTTGGATGGGACGATAA
- a CDS encoding 3-keto-disaccharide hydrolase, translating to MPKTVASGPKKGKWVKLFDGKTLTGWHNYLKAGQPVSDKWQVEDGTITLTGRGGGDLVTDKEYTNYELEIEWKISEKGNSGIIYRVHEDPKFRTTYVTGPEMQVLDNERHPDAKAGKNGNRTSGSLYDMLPPSDFSAQKVAGEWNKVRLVVNNGKVEHYLNGKKVVEYQTSGPEWEKMVSESKFKGWEGFNKYNTGHIALQDHGDKVWYRNIRIREL from the coding sequence ATGCCTAAAACGGTTGCGTCGGGCCCCAAAAAGGGGAAGTGGGTTAAACTTTTTGATGGAAAAACGTTGACGGGCTGGCATAACTACCTGAAAGCGGGGCAGCCCGTTTCGGACAAATGGCAGGTGGAAGACGGCACCATTACGCTCACCGGTCGGGGCGGTGGTGACCTTGTTACCGACAAGGAATACACCAATTACGAACTGGAGATCGAGTGGAAAATTTCGGAAAAAGGCAACAGCGGAATTATCTACCGGGTACACGAAGATCCGAAATTCCGGACCACGTACGTAACCGGTCCGGAAATGCAGGTGCTTGACAACGAGCGCCATCCGGACGCCAAAGCCGGTAAGAACGGCAACCGTACGTCGGGTTCCTTGTACGATATGTTACCGCCGTCGGATTTCTCCGCCCAGAAAGTAGCCGGAGAATGGAACAAGGTTCGGCTGGTGGTCAACAACGGCAAAGTGGAGCATTACCTGAACGGCAAGAAAGTGGTGGAATACCAAACCAGCGGCCCGGAATGGGAGAAAATGGTGAGCGAAAGCAAATTCAAAGGCTGGGAAGGGTTCAACAAATACAACACTGGCCACATCGCTTTGCAGGACCACGGCGATAAAGTGTGGTACCGCAACATCCGAATCCGGGAACTTTAA
- a CDS encoding GNAT family N-acetyltransferase, whose amino-acid sequence MESRTEINCGNGITLALPTRADAEIMAQLANNRAIWLNLRDRIPHPYTLADAVWFIENAQEGALDLVFGIYVTGKFAGVAGVVMQTDVHRLSGEIGYWLGEPYWNRGIATVAIRHLIKYTFANTDLIRLFAGIFAYNKASMRVLEKNGFTLDIIQRAAIYKNGKVLDEYRYSLIDEKKLAALLP is encoded by the coding sequence ATGGAATCAAGAACCGAAATCAACTGCGGAAACGGCATTACACTGGCGCTCCCCACACGCGCCGACGCCGAAATCATGGCCCAACTGGCCAACAACCGCGCCATCTGGCTTAACCTGCGCGACCGCATACCCCATCCCTACACGCTGGCTGACGCCGTTTGGTTTATCGAAAACGCACAGGAAGGTGCTTTAGACTTAGTTTTCGGTATCTATGTGACTGGTAAATTTGCTGGTGTAGCCGGCGTGGTGATGCAAACCGATGTTCACCGGCTGTCGGGCGAAATCGGTTACTGGCTGGGCGAACCGTATTGGAACCGGGGCATCGCTACTGTTGCCATTCGGCACCTGATTAAATATACGTTCGCTAACACAGATCTGATCCGGCTGTTTGCGGGCATATTTGCGTACAACAAAGCGTCGATGCGGGTACTAGAAAAAAACGGTTTTACGCTGGACATCATTCAGCGGGCCGCCATTTACAAAAACGGGAAGGTGCTGGACGAATACCGGTACAGCCTGATTGACGAGAAAAAATTAGCCGCTCTTCTGCCGTGA
- a CDS encoding LysR family transcriptional regulator translates to MEIRHLQMVKEVAACGNLTKAADRLYLTQSALSHQLKEIEGFFNTQLFIRDKKQMLLTDAGAVVLEAAEKILQEVAETRAKVKCLTEKDAGEVRLCTECYTSYHWLSGFLRAYRDVYPKVDVKIDIEATHFAEQHLLENKIDVAILEEAENPKLSYTPLFQDEFMVIVAPDHEWAHRDWVEIDEFANQNYIMYNIPDEQSSNFKMLYKNFRPPRVYKMTLTEAILEMVKAGMGVAMLPNWVVRPYLRSGELAAVALTEKRLLRTWYAATLKNKQLPPYTGAFIEKLASYMKELDGYAVMCSA, encoded by the coding sequence ATGGAAATCCGGCATCTTCAGATGGTAAAGGAGGTGGCTGCCTGTGGCAACCTGACCAAAGCCGCCGACCGGCTCTATCTGACTCAATCGGCGTTAAGCCACCAGTTGAAAGAAATTGAAGGGTTTTTCAACACGCAGCTGTTTATCCGCGACAAAAAGCAGATGCTGCTGACGGATGCCGGAGCGGTGGTTCTGGAAGCCGCCGAGAAGATTTTGCAGGAAGTGGCCGAAACCCGGGCGAAGGTAAAATGCCTGACTGAGAAAGATGCCGGTGAGGTGCGGCTCTGCACGGAATGCTACACGTCCTACCACTGGCTGTCGGGGTTTCTGCGGGCCTACCGGGATGTATACCCCAAAGTGGACGTGAAAATTGACATTGAAGCCACCCATTTTGCCGAGCAGCACTTGCTCGAAAACAAGATCGACGTCGCCATTCTGGAAGAAGCCGAAAACCCCAAGCTGAGTTATACGCCTTTGTTTCAGGACGAGTTCATGGTCATTGTGGCCCCGGACCACGAGTGGGCACACCGCGACTGGGTTGAAATTGATGAGTTTGCCAATCAGAATTACATCATGTACAACATTCCGGATGAGCAAAGCTCCAATTTTAAAATGCTGTATAAAAATTTCAGACCTCCGCGGGTCTACAAAATGACGCTGACCGAAGCGATTCTGGAAATGGTGAAAGCCGGCATGGGCGTAGCCATGTTACCCAATTGGGTAGTCCGGCCTTACCTGCGGTCGGGCGAACTGGCGGCTGTTGCGCTAACCGAAAAACGCCTGTTGCGCACCTGGTATGCCGCCACCTTGAAGAACAAGCAACTCCCGCCCTACACCGGCGCGTTTATCGAAAAGCTGGCGTCGTACATGAAAGAGCTCGACGGATACGCTGTCATGTGTTCGGCCTGA
- a CDS encoding AAA domain-containing protein translates to MQLAQSVLKAYLKRLTNLSSRNRSLLLTSLPVEQFLDLHETDFLDSKPSFDLIRQLIARRPTIPLCDVLDSRMEKVNEVSRKLRKIARTDRFIEAERGSEDLYVGYPFVRGKLADGTVIHGPLIFFPVHLEQQGNKWLLVRRADEPIALNRSFLMAYAYYNQYILPDTVLEHTLDEYDKDATVFRTQLYEWLKDSPLEINFNQELFTDQLQWFNALKKTDLDKLERTGELKLYPEAVLGIFPQAGSYLVPDYEELLTADREETGERPDGDAFSLLPFAPSAHPPLTSIREETIHTPLPIDASQEEAIRRIKAGESMVVQGPPGTGKSQLIGNLMADFAAQGKRVLLVCQKRAALDVVYERLRQVGMQPFSALIHDFKNDRKALYDQLAGQIERVEDYQKQNFGLDAILLERHFDQESRRIDQTLTELQAFKDALFDESEAGVSVKQLYLTSDPTAPTIPLDDSYTQFRPDSVAGFVEKLREYGAYLDRLGADHPWADRLSFAPFSFNQLPALKKLLNALPGFVRTTSEAAQALTDRPFSLADWQTVQEDEWETTALLTLLKPEPSAQRWQWVRRLQQEPTHPLFSTEPDELERLEVEISDCLSGNGIEKSLSVSDLPNTAQRLQEAIQSRSSFVGRTVWGLFSKDKTGLQQLAAVNGLTLSDEALPVLLDRVQRRIRFELLRQQIEQKTKQDVTPENAFLTVRLARQALEIVRRLKAVPWLAYLPESRLETAETFAKTARQLVETGRAVAAQVGQWQVFLSESQIQRLWQQPTQSETLIRSLEQDVDLLIEADRLKERFTPIEHEIVQRLGVPLSVDRFLNSLHLAWIEHLELSHPILRGVSSLKINQLETALQESVQQKQALSRQILLVKLRERTYQNLAFNRLNNLVTYRELNHQVTKKRNIWPVRKLMEQFSDEVFQLVPCWIASPESVSAIFPMKPGLFDLVIFDEASQCFAENGIPAMYRARQVVITGDSKQLQPSDLYRIRFETAPDEETPVELEVESLLDLTTHYFPQSQLRGHYRSRSMDLIDFSNRLFYKNSLQLLPDFHQLNRQEPAIRYLNVKGVWDNNTNETEARAVVDLIDQLATELPGRSMGVVTFNFQQQQLIQELLEERTLATRTAPPEPENQTVSNVSPDLKAAAASSTAREATFVKNIENVQGDERDVIIFSIGYAPDARGRLSAQFGSLNAKGGENRLNVAVTRARERIYVVTSIYPQQLTVENTVNEGPKVLKQYLEYALSVAEGAYCPQPRQTDRIRGARLLKDELKDAKTGLVEELPFADLTRKSADQYAGLLLTDDDLYYESSPKDAHAYTPFALRMKNWPFQRVYSREFWRGRLEVPLTVPPGPPAD, encoded by the coding sequence ATGCAATTAGCGCAGTCCGTTCTCAAAGCTTACCTCAAACGCCTGACCAACCTCAGCAGCCGCAACCGTTCGCTGCTGCTGACAAGCTTGCCCGTCGAGCAGTTTCTGGATCTGCACGAAACGGATTTTCTGGACAGCAAACCGTCTTTTGACCTCATCCGGCAGTTGATCGCCCGACGGCCAACGATTCCGCTTTGCGATGTGCTCGACAGCCGGATGGAAAAAGTCAACGAGGTTAGCCGGAAACTTCGGAAAATTGCCCGGACCGACCGGTTTATTGAAGCTGAACGCGGTTCGGAGGATTTGTACGTGGGCTATCCGTTCGTGCGGGGAAAACTGGCCGACGGTACGGTCATTCACGGCCCGCTGATTTTCTTCCCGGTTCACCTCGAACAACAGGGCAACAAGTGGCTGCTGGTGCGCCGGGCCGATGAGCCGATTGCGCTCAACCGCAGCTTCCTGATGGCCTACGCCTACTACAACCAGTACATCCTGCCCGATACGGTTCTGGAACACACGCTGGACGAGTACGACAAAGATGCCACGGTTTTTCGCACCCAACTGTACGAATGGCTGAAAGACAGCCCGCTGGAAATCAACTTCAATCAGGAGCTGTTCACCGACCAGCTGCAGTGGTTCAACGCCCTTAAAAAGACGGATCTAGATAAACTCGAACGCACCGGCGAGCTAAAACTTTATCCCGAAGCCGTGCTGGGCATTTTTCCCCAGGCGGGTTCGTACCTCGTGCCGGATTACGAAGAGTTGTTGACGGCGGACAGGGAAGAAACCGGCGAACGGCCGGATGGTGATGCCTTTTCACTGCTCCCGTTTGCGCCTTCTGCCCATCCCCCGCTGACTTCCATTCGCGAGGAAACCATTCATACCCCCCTGCCCATTGATGCCTCCCAGGAGGAAGCCATTCGGCGCATTAAAGCCGGGGAGTCAATGGTGGTACAGGGCCCGCCGGGAACCGGAAAATCGCAGTTGATCGGAAACCTGATGGCCGATTTTGCCGCGCAGGGAAAACGGGTTTTGCTGGTTTGCCAGAAACGGGCGGCTCTGGACGTGGTTTACGAACGACTGCGGCAAGTCGGGATGCAGCCGTTCTCGGCCCTGATTCACGATTTCAAGAACGACCGCAAAGCGCTCTACGACCAGCTGGCCGGGCAGATCGAACGCGTAGAAGATTATCAGAAACAAAATTTTGGCCTGGACGCCATTCTGCTGGAACGTCATTTTGACCAGGAAAGCCGCCGGATCGATCAGACCCTAACGGAACTGCAGGCTTTCAAAGATGCCCTGTTTGACGAATCTGAAGCGGGCGTGTCCGTCAAACAATTGTACCTGACCAGCGACCCAACGGCCCCAACCATTCCGCTGGACGATAGCTACACGCAGTTCCGGCCCGATTCGGTGGCAGGTTTTGTGGAGAAACTTCGGGAATACGGCGCGTACCTCGACCGGCTGGGTGCCGACCATCCGTGGGCCGACCGGCTTTCGTTTGCCCCGTTTTCGTTTAATCAACTACCGGCTCTCAAAAAACTGCTGAACGCGTTGCCTGGCTTTGTCCGCACCACCAGTGAAGCGGCTCAGGCCCTGACCGACCGGCCATTTTCGCTCGCCGACTGGCAGACCGTACAGGAAGACGAATGGGAAACTACGGCGCTGCTCACCCTGCTGAAACCTGAACCGTCGGCGCAACGCTGGCAATGGGTCCGCCGGTTACAGCAAGAGCCCACGCACCCGCTTTTTAGCACTGAACCCGACGAGCTGGAACGCCTGGAAGTGGAAATCAGCGACTGCCTGAGCGGTAACGGTATTGAAAAGAGCTTGTCGGTCAGCGATTTGCCCAACACGGCGCAGCGGTTGCAGGAAGCGATCCAAAGCCGTTCGTCGTTTGTCGGGCGGACGGTTTGGGGATTGTTCAGTAAAGACAAAACCGGTTTGCAGCAACTGGCAGCCGTCAACGGTTTAACGCTTTCCGACGAGGCCCTGCCGGTATTGCTTGACCGCGTGCAGCGCCGAATCCGGTTTGAACTACTCCGCCAGCAGATTGAGCAGAAAACCAAACAGGACGTAACGCCCGAAAACGCTTTCCTGACCGTTCGGCTGGCCCGTCAGGCGCTGGAAATCGTCCGCCGACTGAAAGCCGTTCCCTGGCTGGCTTACCTGCCGGAATCCAGGCTGGAAACCGCCGAAACATTCGCGAAAACCGCCCGCCAGCTCGTGGAAACCGGGCGGGCCGTGGCTGCTCAAGTGGGTCAGTGGCAGGTTTTTCTGAGTGAATCGCAAATCCAGCGACTCTGGCAGCAGCCGACTCAATCCGAAACGCTCATTCGGTCGCTGGAGCAGGATGTTGATTTGTTGATTGAAGCCGACCGGTTGAAAGAACGGTTTACGCCCATCGAACACGAAATTGTGCAACGCTTGGGCGTGCCGCTATCCGTAGACCGGTTTCTGAACAGCCTGCACCTGGCCTGGATCGAACACCTTGAGCTCAGCCACCCGATTTTGCGGGGCGTTTCTTCGCTAAAAATCAACCAGCTGGAAACGGCGCTTCAGGAGAGCGTTCAGCAGAAGCAGGCGCTGAGCCGCCAGATTCTGCTGGTCAAACTCCGCGAACGGACGTACCAGAACCTGGCCTTCAACCGGCTGAACAACCTCGTTACGTACCGGGAATTAAACCACCAGGTCACCAAAAAGCGCAACATCTGGCCGGTCCGGAAGCTGATGGAACAGTTTTCGGATGAAGTGTTTCAACTGGTGCCCTGCTGGATAGCGTCGCCGGAATCGGTGTCGGCCATTTTCCCGATGAAACCGGGGCTGTTTGATCTGGTGATCTTTGACGAAGCCTCGCAGTGTTTTGCCGAGAACGGTATTCCGGCCATGTACCGCGCCAGGCAGGTGGTGATTACCGGCGACAGCAAGCAGTTACAGCCCAGCGACCTGTACCGCATTCGGTTCGAAACCGCCCCCGACGAAGAGACGCCCGTGGAGCTGGAAGTGGAATCGTTGCTGGACCTGACGACGCATTACTTTCCGCAGTCCCAACTGCGTGGGCACTACCGGAGCCGCTCGATGGATCTGATTGATTTCTCGAACCGGCTTTTCTACAAAAACTCGCTGCAACTCCTCCCCGATTTTCACCAGCTCAACCGCCAGGAACCCGCTATCCGGTATCTGAACGTCAAAGGAGTTTGGGATAACAACACCAACGAAACCGAGGCCCGCGCCGTGGTTGACCTCATCGATCAATTGGCGACCGAACTGCCGGGGCGCTCTATGGGCGTTGTGACGTTCAACTTCCAGCAGCAGCAGCTGATTCAGGAATTGCTGGAAGAACGCACACTGGCGACAAGGACCGCCCCCCCGGAGCCTGAGAACCAAACGGTTTCGAATGTAAGCCCCGATTTGAAAGCCGCAGCCGCTTCGTCAACCGCCCGGGAAGCCACGTTCGTTAAAAATATTGAAAATGTGCAGGGTGACGAGCGGGATGTGATCATTTTTTCCATCGGCTACGCGCCTGACGCCCGTGGCCGTTTGTCTGCGCAGTTTGGCAGTTTAAACGCCAAAGGGGGCGAAAACCGGCTGAACGTGGCCGTCACGCGGGCGCGGGAACGGATTTACGTCGTCACGAGTATCTACCCCCAGCAACTGACCGTCGAAAACACCGTCAACGAAGGGCCAAAAGTCCTGAAGCAATACCTGGAGTACGCCCTTTCGGTGGCCGAAGGCGCGTATTGCCCGCAACCCCGTCAAACCGACCGGATTCGGGGTGCCCGGTTGCTGAAAGATGAACTGAAAGATGCAAAAACGGGTCTGGTTGAGGAACTGCCCTTTGCCGACCTGACCCGGAAATCGGCCGATCAGTACGCCGGACTGCTGCTTACTGACGATGATCTCTACTACGAAAGCAGCCCGAAAGATGCCCACGCCTACACGCCATTTGCACTGCGGATGAAAAACTGGCCCTTCCAGCGGGTCTACAGCCGCGAATTCTGGCGGGGCCGTCTGGAAGTTCCGCTTACGGTTCCGCCGGGTCCACCAGCGGATTAG
- a CDS encoding hydroxypyruvate isomerase family protein encodes MKPSSRRSALKTLAGTALTFSVIDSFAAQMEATETSLSPALKGRINHAVCKWCYGKIPLEDFAKATKDMGITGIDLLDPNQWDVVKKYGLTCSMAQGAGKGINDGFNDPKFHDELIASYEAIFPKLKNAGLTQVICFSGNRRGMDDEKGLENCAVGLKKLMSSAEKHGVTMVMELLNSRVDHKDYMCDKSAWGVELCKRVGSERFKLLYDIYHMQIMEGDIIRTIRRDHQYFAHYHTGGNPGRNEIDNGQELYYPAIMQAIVDTGFKGFVAQEFIPKRDPLTSLRESIQICDV; translated from the coding sequence ATGAAACCTTCCTCCCGCCGTTCGGCCCTCAAAACACTCGCCGGAACCGCACTAACCTTTTCTGTCATCGATTCCTTTGCTGCACAAATGGAAGCTACCGAAACAAGCCTGTCCCCGGCTTTGAAAGGCCGGATTAACCACGCCGTCTGCAAATGGTGTTACGGTAAAATTCCGCTGGAGGATTTTGCCAAAGCCACCAAAGACATGGGCATTACGGGCATCGACCTGCTGGACCCGAACCAGTGGGATGTGGTGAAAAAATACGGCCTGACCTGCTCGATGGCGCAGGGAGCCGGCAAAGGCATCAACGACGGTTTCAACGACCCGAAATTCCACGATGAACTGATTGCCAGCTACGAAGCCATTTTCCCGAAATTGAAAAACGCGGGTTTGACGCAGGTGATCTGTTTCTCGGGCAACCGCCGGGGTATGGACGACGAAAAAGGACTGGAAAACTGCGCCGTGGGTTTGAAAAAGCTCATGAGCAGCGCCGAAAAACACGGCGTGACGATGGTGATGGAACTGCTCAACAGCAGGGTTGATCACAAGGATTACATGTGCGACAAGTCGGCCTGGGGCGTTGAGCTGTGCAAACGGGTGGGCTCGGAGCGGTTTAAGCTGCTGTACGACATCTACCACATGCAGATCATGGAGGGCGATATCATCCGCACCATCCGGCGCGACCACCAATACTTCGCTCACTACCACACCGGGGGCAATCCCGGTCGGAACGAGATCGATAATGGGCAGGAACTCTACTACCCGGCCATTATGCAGGCCATTGTTGACACCGGCTTCAAGGGCTTTGTGGCCCAGGAATTTATCCCCAAGCGTGACCCGCTGACGTCGCTGCGCGAGAGCATCCAGATCTGCGATGTGTAG